One Leopardus geoffroyi isolate Oge1 chromosome C1, O.geoffroyi_Oge1_pat1.0, whole genome shotgun sequence DNA segment encodes these proteins:
- the LOC123599873 gene encoding translation initiation factor IF-2-like — protein sequence MHLWTMKQDCNGAFCQASFILFQGHLGGVPCPLSAHHKLRPSLLPGLVLERRSRGKSPGRRGKGGAHARAGLGGGGEEELPEVGGGGGGRAGGSCQGNRGAGRTARRQAGQAASLRAQECPVCLG from the exons ATGCATCTGTGGACAATGAAGCAAGATTGCAATGGTG CTTTCTGCCaggcttcattcattcttttccaaGGACACCTAGGGGGCGTGCCCTGTCCTCTCTCCGCCCACCACAAGCTCCGCCCCTCACTTCTGCCTGGCTTGGTTCTTGAGAGGCGGAGCCGAGGGAAGAGCCCAGGGCGCCGCGGTAAGGGCGGGGCGCATGCGCGGGCTGGGCTGGGTGGAGGTGGAGAGGAAGAGCTGCCGGAAGTAGGCGGCGGAGGTGGTGGCAGAGCAGGCGGCAGCTGCCAGGGAAACCGAGGCGCGGGACGCACGGCCCGCAGACAGGCAGGCCAGGCGGCGTCTCTGCGCGCCCAGGAGTGCCCCGTTTGCCTGGGCTGA